A portion of the Stigmatopora argus isolate UIUO_Sarg chromosome 15, RoL_Sarg_1.0, whole genome shotgun sequence genome contains these proteins:
- the LOC144089874 gene encoding calmodulin has product MADQLTEEQIAEFKEAFSLFDKDGDGTITTRELGTVMRSLGQNPTEAELQDMINEVDADGNGTIDFPEFLTMMARKMKDTDSEEEIREAFRVFDKDGNGFISAAELRHVMTNLGEKLTDEEVDEMIREADVDGDGHVNYEEFVKMMTSK; this is encoded by the exons GCTGATCAACTAACAGAAGAGCAGATTGCCG AGTTCAAAGAGGCCTTCTCGCTGTTTGATAAGGACGGCGATGGCACCATCACTACAAGGGAGCTGGGTACCGTCATGAGGTCGTTGGGGCAAAACCCGACAGAGGCTGAACTCCAGGACATGATTAACGAGGTGGATGCCGATG GCAACGGGACCATTGACTTCCCCGAGTTTTTGACAATGATGGCCAGAAAGATGAAGGACACGGACAGCGAGGAGGAGATCAGGGAGGCTTTCAGGGTCTTTGACAAG GACGGCAACGGCTTCATCAGCGCCGCCGAGCTGCGTCACGTGATGACCAACCTGGGCGAGAAGCTAACGGACGAGGAGGTGGACGAGATGATCCGAGAAGCGGACGTGGACGGAGACGGACACGTCAACTACGAAG AGTTTGTCAAGATGATGACGTCCAAATGA